The following coding sequences lie in one Rutidosis leptorrhynchoides isolate AG116_Rl617_1_P2 chromosome 4, CSIRO_AGI_Rlap_v1, whole genome shotgun sequence genomic window:
- the LOC139844199 gene encoding uncharacterized protein, with protein MVPKQLSGCEKLKRKRLDEQMKQSQAGALEKYLKKPTHEEHEQVQVNLEETKGQEHIDEQEAEKDEHAETNINEEDVIHNIVDIFDPRSWEGLNSDEIKLLVEKGPKRDNNIVSGPYTKNRRFCATLYTRTLPNLEKCDRPWLVYSKELDKIFCFCCKIFRKGQPRGGLAGKGYKNWHHAPEKLGIHETTRVHLANMSKWYDMRKRLKLKETIDKVQYEQLMKERDYWMQVLLRIVAVVKFLAKHSLAFRGSKEKLYQKGNGNFLGLIEMLEEFDPIIKEHVRRIVKR; from the exons ATGGTTCCTAAACAATTATCCGGTTGTGAAAAACTTAAGAGAAAAAGACTAGATGAACAAATGAAACAGTCTCAAGCCGGTGCACTAGAAAAGTATTTGAAAAAACCGACTCATGAAGAGCACGAGCAAGTACAAGTAAATCTTGAAGAAACAAAAGGGCAAGAGCATATTGATGAACAAGAGGCTGAAAAAGACGAACACGCTGAGACAAATATAAATGAAGAAGATGTGATACATAACATTGTTGATATATTTGACCCGAGAAGTTGGGAAGGGCTTAATTCTGATGAGATTAAACTTTTGGTTGAGAAGGGTCCTAAAAGAGATAATAACATAGTTTCTGGTCCGTATACCAAAAATAGAAGGTTTTGTGCAACTTTATATACAAGAACTTTACCAAATTTGGAGAAGTGTGATCGACCATGGCTAGTATATTCAAAAGAGTTAGACAAAATATTTTGTTTTTGTTGTAAAATTTTTAGAAAAGGGCAGCCGAGAGGTGGTTTGGCGGGGAAAGGTTATAAAAATTGGCATCATGCTCCGGAAAAACTCGGTATACATGAAACTACTCGGGTTCATCTTGCAAATATGAGCAAATGGTATGATATGCGTAAAAGATTGAAGTTGAAGGAAACAATTGATAAAGTACAATACGAACAATTAATGAAAGAAAGAGATTACTGGATGCAAGTTCTTTTGAGAATCGTTGCAGTGGTGAAATTTCTAGCTAAACATAGTTTAGCTTTCCGTGGATCAAAGGAAAAGTTGTACCAAAaag GTAATGGAAATTTTTTGGGTCTCATTGAAATGTTGGAAGAGTTTGACCCGATTATTAAAGAGCATGTGCGACGAATTGTGAAGAGGTAA
- the LOC139840058 gene encoding zinc finger protein CONSTANS-LIKE 16-like yields MVSSEKKVANVIGGKTARACDSCIRKRARWYCAADDAFLCQFCDALVHSANPLARTHERVRLKISSLKLSSLDIPPPTWHQGFTKKSRTPRSKKHVSHQTPKSSKQINPLHLVPEIGSDELSPTNSDDQLITYQVPVLDPFPIELCFSGEFEQTKTSTSNDADDHYNILANLEEEAQAPLQFDNLSGLILPSDLELAEFAADVENLLGNSLDEECFNIDDLGMVDCKLNNIVKIEEEMIMRQQPFQLKFDYDSSKHEKVMKNEDEKRDVNIHDKKCIKKLRLDYDGIISAWDDDRSPWTTGDRPELDPNDCSLDCMGECGKMEHYYGEDMRMMMGNTARLDGGREARVSRYREKRRTRLFSKKIRYEVRKLNAERRPRMKGRFVKRASFAV; encoded by the exons ATGGTGTCATCAGAGAAGAAGGTCGCAAATGTTATCGGTGGTAAGACGGCAAGAGCGTGTGATAGTTGCATAAGAAAACGCGCTCGTTGGTATTGTGCTGCCGATGACGCTTTCTTATGTCAATTTTGTGACGCATTGGTTCACTCAGCAAACCCTCTGGCACGTACCCATGAAAGGGTTCGCTTAAAAATATCTTCTTTAAAACTTTCGTCGTTAGATATTCCACCACCAACATGGCACCAGGGTTTCACAAAAAAATCGCGAACCCCTCGTAGCAAAAAACATGTGTCTCATCAAACACCAAAATCGTCCAAACAAATTAATCCACTTCACTTGGTCCCGGAGATTGGTAGTGATGAATTGTCCCCTACGAATTCCGATGACCAACTTATTACGTATCAGGTACCGGTGCTTGATCCCTTTCCAATCGAGCTTTGCTTTTCGGGTGAATTTGAGCAAACAAAGACCTCGACATCCAACGATGCAGATGACCATTACAATATTTTAGCTAATT TGGAAGAGGAGGCTCAAGCTCCACTACAATTTGATAATTTGAGCGGACTAATACTACCGTCTGATTTGGAGCTAGCCGAGTTTGCTGCTGATGTTGAAAACTTGTTAGGAAATAGTCTTGATGAAGAATGTTTCAATATTGATGACTTAGGAATGGTGGATTGTAAATTAAACAATATTGTGAAGATTGAAGAAGAGATGATCATGAGACAACAACCATTTCAGTTAAAATTTGATTACGATTCTTCAAAACATGAGAAGGTTATGAAAAATGAAGACGAAAAACGTGATGTAAATATACATGATAAAAAATGTATAAAAAAGTTAAGGCTAGATTATGATGGGATTATTTCTGCTTGGGATGATGATAGATCTCCATGGACAACCGGTGACAGGCCGGAGTTGGACCCTAACGATTGTTCGCTTGATTGCATG GGCGAATGTGGAAAAATGGAGCATTATTATGGTGAAGATATGAGGATGATGATGGGGAATACGGCTCGGTTAGATGGAGGTAGAGAAGCGAGGGTGTCGAGATACAGAGAAAAGAGACGAACAAGGTTGTTTTCGAAGAAAATAAGGTATGAAGTGAGGAAACTAAATGCAGAAAGGAGACCTCGAATGAAAGGCAGATTTGTTAAAAGGGCAAGTTTTGCAGTATAA